From the Diceros bicornis minor isolate mBicDic1 chromosome 19, mDicBic1.mat.cur, whole genome shotgun sequence genome, one window contains:
- the LOC131418209 gene encoding protein S100-A11-like translates to MAMGENGHPEERKDASHAHHSLRFNTNKAKISSPIETEWRIKSLIAVFQKYAGKDGNNCRLSKSRFLSFMKTELAAITKSQKDPSALDHMMQKQDLSYDGQLDFQDVLNLLGSMAVACHDSFNVATHSQKQI, encoded by the exons ATGGCCATgggtgagaatgggcatcctgAAGAAAGAAAAGACGCAAG CCACGCCCATCACAGCCTCCGGTTTAACACCAACAAGGCAAAAATCTCCAGCCCTATAGAGACTGAGTGGCGCATCAAGTCCCTGATTGCTGTGTTCCAGAAGTATGCTGGAAAGGATGGTAACAACTGCAGACTCTCCAAGAGCAGGTTCCTAAGCTTCATGAAGACAGAACTGGCTGCCATCACAAAGAGCCAGAAGGATCCCAGTGCCCTTGACCACATGATGCAGAAACAGGACCTCAGCTATGATGGGCAGCTAGATTTCCAAGATGTTCTTAATCTTCTTGGCAGCATGGCTGTGGCTTGCCATGACTCCTTTAACGTGGCGACCCATTCCCAGAAGCAAATCTGA